A stretch of DNA from Bacillus sp. NP157:
CCGCTTCTGCCGCCTGGGCCGGCTGGGCTGCGAAAGCCCCGGCCGCGGAAAGGGCGAGGACAGCCAGACCGGTAATGCGCTTGATCATGTGGGTTCTCCGTGTGTGAGGTGGCAGGGACTGCGGTGGGAGGATTCTCTACTCACGAATGTGAAGAAACCCGGAGGCCCCTCCGGCCTGTTCAGCCATGAAACGGTTTGGTGGAATCCGCGTGAATCCACTCGCCGCAGACGCGGCGCGGGCCTACCATCATCCCAGGCACTTCAACCGGGGAATCCACCATGCCCAAGCACATCCTGGTCGGTTACGACGGGTCCGAGACCGCCCGCCGGGCCTTCCTTTTCGCCGTCGAACTGGCTTCCTGCGCCAGGGCGAAGATTTCGGTCGTCTCGGTCTACCAGCTCGAAAACGGCGCCGATACGGCGGGCCTGGTCATGGCCGACAACGGCGGCGGCGACCGGCTGGCCGGCCTCCGGCAGGAACTGGCCGGGCTCGCCCCTGCGCCTGGCGTCGACGTCGACGTGCAACTGGTCCATGGCAGCCCGGGCGACGCCCTGCTGTCCCATGTCGCCCGGCAGGGGGCGGACCACATCGTGATCGGCCATACCGAACGCGGCGCCCTGGCTCGCTGGCTGGTCGGATCCACCTCCACGGACGTCCTGGCCAAGGCGCGGGTCCCGGTCACCGTGGTCCGCTGAACGGGCGGCGGCAAACCACCAATAGCCACGCTGCCGTGGCTTTGTCACAATTCGGTCAGACGCCCCCAAGAGGGCGACCCGGTTAAGCGATCGAGGAACACCAGCAGTGAGCTACGTTGCCACCTTGCCATGGACGCTCGAGTCATTGGACTTTTCGCAGATCGACGTCGCGAAAGTCCGGGAAAACGAAGATCTTTTCTTTCTTCTTTGCAGCTCTTCCTTCGTCGAAAGCGGTTCGGACCTGTACACGCACAACCTCGTCGACCATTTCGCGGGCGACGACGAACTGCAGGGCTGGTTGCGTGACCACTGGGAACACGAAGAGCTGCAGCACGGCCGTGCGCTGGCCGCCTACGTGCGCCATGTGTGGCCGGAGTTCGACTGGGACGCGGGCTTCAAGGCGTTCTTCGCGCACTACGGATCGGTCTGCACGTCCGAAGAACTCGAGCCCAACCGGGGCCTCGAACTCGCCGCGCGTTGCGTCGTCGAAACGGGCACCGCCAGCCTCTATCGCGCGTTGAACGACGTCACCGACGAGCCCGTGCTGCGAGACCTGACCAATCGCATCAAGGGCGACGAAGTGCGGCACTACAAGCACTTCTACCAGGCCTTCCGCCTGTATCGGGTGCGCGACCGGATCGGCCGGATCAGCACGCTGCGCACGATGCTCAAGCGCCTGAGCGAGATCAAGAGCGAAGACAGCGACATCGCGCTGCGCCATGTCTTCAACACGCGCTACCCGGAAAAGGCACGCGACGACGCGGAATTCCGCCGCGTCACGACCAAGGCCGAGGGCATGCTCAAGCGGCACATCCCCGTGGAAATGACGGTCAAGATGCTGCTCCGGCCGCTCGACCTGCCGCCGCGCGTCAACAACTTCCTGGAAAAGCCGCTCGCACGCATTACCGAGAAGCTATTCCTGCATTGACCAAAACGCATCGCCCCCGCACGTTCCTACGCCCCTCACCCCCCTTGTAGGAGCGCGCCCGCGCGCGATGCTTTTTTTCCCCGGGCCCGATACTTTCCCCCGAGCCCGGCGCTTTTGTTACTTTTTCTTCTTAGGCACATCCTGCCACTTGGAACCATCAAACCCACCCGTATCGAACGTCAGCGTCGTCTCCCCGCGCGACACGGTAACCACGTCGATCGTCAGGCGCTTGGTCCCGGCCAGGTCTTTCAGGAACTGCGCATCGTTGCGGAACAGCAGCGCCGGTTCGCCCGTCGGCGGACGGAACGCCTTGATCACCTTCGCCTTGCCGTCGAACGTTGCTTTCAGCGAGCAGTCGCCCTTGCAGACGAAGCCCTTGCCGGCCACCGCGTAGAGGAAAACGCTCTGGCCCCAGTCGCTGTGCCGGCGCAGGATCAGGCGCACCTGCTCCTCGCCCGTGGGATGCGAGGACTGGATGGTGGCGGTGCTCTGCGTGCCGCCCTGCATGGGCGAGACCTGGTAGAGCCATAGCGACGCGAGCCGATTCTTCTCCGTCGTCGCCTTGTAGTTCTGTTCCAGCGGGTCGAGGGTCTTCTTCACCTCGGCGGCGGCCGGCGAATCCGGGTACTTGTCGACGATCTCGTGGCCGATCTGCACGGCCGGGCCGTCGTTATGCAGCTTCAGCAGCTGCTGGTAGATCTCCAGCTTCTTGGCCGCATCGGCATTGGCATCGTTCGCGGCGGCCTGGGGCTGCTGGTCGGGTGCCTGGCCCTGCTGCTGCGAGCAGGCCGTGGCGAGGGCGGAGAGGGCAACGAGGGCGGCGATACGGCGCATGATTTTGCGAATCCCGGCGATGAAGGCCGTAGCTTGGCGCGCGGACGCGGCGGCTGGCAAGGCGCGCTGCGAAACGGGCGTAAAATCGGCGTACGCCCCAAGGACACCCCATGTCGCCGACGTCCCCCGAAGCATCGCTGTTTCGCTATCCCGCCTTCCTGCAGTTCTGGTTCGCGAAAAACGCGTCCAGCTTCGGCTTCCAGATGATGTCCGTGGCCGTTGGCTGGCAGATCTA
This window harbors:
- a CDS encoding universal stress protein, with the protein product MPKHILVGYDGSETARRAFLFAVELASCARAKISVVSVYQLENGADTAGLVMADNGGGDRLAGLRQELAGLAPAPGVDVDVQLVHGSPGDALLSHVARQGADHIVIGHTERGALARWLVGSTSTDVLAKARVPVTVVR
- a CDS encoding ferritin-like domain-containing protein, translated to MSYVATLPWTLESLDFSQIDVAKVRENEDLFFLLCSSSFVESGSDLYTHNLVDHFAGDDELQGWLRDHWEHEELQHGRALAAYVRHVWPEFDWDAGFKAFFAHYGSVCTSEELEPNRGLELAARCVVETGTASLYRALNDVTDEPVLRDLTNRIKGDEVRHYKHFYQAFRLYRVRDRIGRISTLRTMLKRLSEIKSEDSDIALRHVFNTRYPEKARDDAEFRRVTTKAEGMLKRHIPVEMTVKMLLRPLDLPPRVNNFLEKPLARITEKLFLH